Proteins found in one Magnolia sinica isolate HGM2019 chromosome 5, MsV1, whole genome shotgun sequence genomic segment:
- the LOC131245474 gene encoding protein ENDOPLASMIC RETICULUM-ARRESTED PEN3 has product MADQNANFAPHLIPHDRIKLNVGGKLFETTISTLQAAGPDSLLAALSTRPSNDDSDPVFIDRDPEIFSVLLSLLRSGRLPSTARRFSNQELAEEALYYGVESRLKSAMSPPPLAGIDASVVATIRPAADGIPTAFSASDDGSVWVAHGGQISAYDWKLTYTGTVRSHLEDITSIRRVWPEIAGIGSESAAGIHFYDFACGRHVGSAYWSDPADPRVYKALVKSVTDSADSVFASFECPHKENTVLSIDKSTLKPVSEIGRQNGNSAKAMVAEKLTYLPEPGLLFGSAISSGAFGYSGYIRLWDLRSGGVVWETNEPGSGRSSRFGDSFANVDVDPDESAIFKVCSKSGDLAVADLRKLGEDPWVYLEEKNPSLRYSGGGTSSVIHCYKRQVFVSREGCLEVWSQIEGEREVRDVCERTYRRNFVDREEDSSKGTIRKMEGGGNRLFVSRDGVEGIEVWESSNLSGAVPIL; this is encoded by the coding sequence ATGGCCGACCAAAATGCCAATTTTGCCCCTCATCTGATCCCGCATGACCGCATCAAGCTCAACGTAGGCGGAAAGCTCTTCGAGACCACCATCTCCACCCTACAAGCCGCCGGACCCGACTCGCTACTCGCCGCTCTCTCGACTCGCCCGAGTAATGACGATTCCGACCCTGTCTTCATCGACCGCGACCCAGAGATCTTCTCCGTCCTCCTTTCCCTCCTCCGCTCCGGCCGCCTCCCTTCCACAGCCCGCCGATTCTCCAACCAAGAACTCGCCGAGGAGGCCCTCTACTACGGCGTCGAATCCCGCCTCAAATCGGCCATGTCGCCGCCCCCCCTCGCCGGCATCGACGCCTCCGTCGTCGCTACCATCCGTCCCGCTGCAGACGGGATCCCCACCGCCTTCTCCGCCTCCGACGACGGCTCCGTCTGGGTCGCCCACGGTGGCCAGATCTCCGCATACGACTGGAAACTGACCTACACCGGCACCGTACGGTCCCACCTGGAAGACATCACATCGATCCGCCGCGTCTGGCCGGAGATCGCTGGGATAGGGTCGGAGTCCGCCGCCGGGATCCACTTCTACGATTTTGCGTGCGGGCGCCACGTCGGATCCGCGTACTGGTCCGACCCAGCCGATCCGAGGGTCTACAAGGCCCTGGTCAAGTCGGTCACTGACTCGGCCGACTCGGTCTTCGCCTCGTTCGAGTGCCCGCACAAGGAGAACACTGTCCTCTCGATCGACAAGTCGACACTAAAACCGGTATCCGAAATCGGGCGCCAGAACGGTAACTCGGCGAAAGCAATGGTCGCCGAGAAGCTGACCTACCTGCCGGAACCCGGCCTGCTGTTTGGCAGCGCGATAAGCTCCGGCGCGTTCGGGTACTCTGGCTATATCCGGCTGTGGGATCTCCGTTCGGGGGGCGTGGTTTGGGAGACGAATGAGCCGGGGTCGGGCCGGAGCAGCCGGTTTGGCGATTCGTTTGCGAACGTGGATGTTGACCCAGATGAATCGGCGATTTTCAAGGTCTGCTCTAAGTCGGGGGATTTGGCAGTGGCGGATTTGCGTAAATTGGGGGAGGACCCTTGGGTTTATTTGGAAGAGAAAAATCCAAGCTTGAGGTATTCTGGGGGTGGGACGAGTAGTGTTATTCATTGTTACAAAAGGCAAGTGTTTGTGAGCAGAGAGGGGTGTTTGGAGGTTTGGTCTCAaatagagggggagagagaggtgAGAGATGTTTGTGAGAGGACTTACAGAAGGAATTTTGTGGATCGAGAGGAAGATTCAAGTAAAGGGACTATAAGGAAAATGGAAGGCGGTGGGAATCGGTTGTTTGTTAGTAGAGATGGGGTTGAAGGAATTGAGGTCTGGGAGAGCTCTAATTTATCAGGGGCCGTTCCTATTTTGTGA